One Helianthus annuus cultivar XRQ/B chromosome 12, HanXRQr2.0-SUNRISE, whole genome shotgun sequence genomic region harbors:
- the LOC110896756 gene encoding probable calcium-binding protein CML40 encodes MNKSSDYKRVFDHFDADHNGIISLSELQRCVGLIHHDEILIEEVQIVMESLYGSEGQLGFEDFISLVESDKEDEKLEDLKKAFRMYEMDGTDCITPKSLKRMPSRLGESTRVDECVGMIRQFDLNGDGVLNFDEFKAMML; translated from the coding sequence ATGAACAAATCAAGCGATTACAAACGCGTATTCGATCACTTCGATGCAGACCACAATGGCATCATCTCTCTGTCTGAGTTGCAACGCTGCGTCGGGTTGATTCACCACGACGAAATTTTAATCGAAGAAGTACAGATTGTGATGGAATCATTATACGGAAGTGAAGGACAGTTAGGATTTGAGGATTTTATTAGTTTGGTGGAAAGTGACAAGGAAGATGAGAAACTTGAGGATTTGAAAAAGGCTTTTAGAATGTATGAAATGGATGGAACCGATTGTATCACTCCAAAGAGTTTGAAGCGGATGCCGAGTCGACTCGGTGAGTCAACAAGAGTTGATGAATGTGTTGGTATGATTAGGCAGTTTGATCTTAATGGTGATGGAGTGCTTAACTTTGATGAGTTTAAAGCTATGATGCTTTGA